In Streptomyces sp. NBC_01717, one DNA window encodes the following:
- a CDS encoding PHP domain-containing protein codes for MTLPTDSHVHSEWSWDAPMGSMELSCAQALDLSLPAIAFTEHLDHTVWTVALDGPHASDHLAALATPDGQLTPPKFDASGYLEAIEECRERFPELRILSGLEMGEPHWHAAAIAKVLGAGRFDRVLGSLHCLPLPGGDGFAEPPGLYEHREAAEVVREYLAEVARLVSESDAFSVLAHIDYPIRYWPQQKAGPFELSAFEDEFRYALRATAQSGRALEISTRVPLHATILRWWHEEGGDAVTFGSDAHEPSAIARGFCEAAQMAEAHGFRPGSNPYDLWGRVD; via the coding sequence GTGACGTTGCCCACGGACAGTCACGTGCACAGCGAGTGGTCCTGGGACGCACCGATGGGCTCGATGGAGCTCTCCTGCGCGCAGGCGCTGGACCTGAGTCTGCCGGCGATCGCCTTCACCGAACATCTCGACCACACCGTCTGGACCGTCGCCCTCGACGGCCCCCACGCCAGCGACCATCTCGCTGCCCTGGCCACGCCGGACGGGCAGCTGACTCCCCCGAAATTCGACGCCTCCGGGTATCTGGAGGCGATCGAGGAGTGCCGCGAACGGTTCCCGGAGCTTCGGATCCTCAGCGGCCTGGAGATGGGAGAACCGCATTGGCACGCTGCGGCCATCGCGAAGGTGCTCGGCGCTGGCCGGTTCGACCGGGTGCTCGGCTCCCTGCACTGCCTTCCACTTCCGGGTGGGGACGGGTTCGCCGAGCCGCCGGGCCTGTACGAGCATCGGGAGGCGGCGGAGGTCGTTCGGGAGTACCTGGCTGAAGTGGCCAGGCTGGTAAGCGAAAGCGACGCGTTCTCCGTGCTGGCCCACATCGACTACCCGATCCGCTACTGGCCGCAGCAGAAGGCCGGGCCGTTCGAACTTTCAGCATTCGAGGACGAGTTCCGCTACGCGCTGCGGGCGACTGCCCAGTCGGGCAGGGCGCTGGAGATCAGCACCCGCGTACCGCTGCACGCGACCATCCTGCGGTGGTGGCACGAAGAAGGCGGAGACGCGGTGACGTTCGGAAGCGATGCCCACGAACCCTCAGCCATCGCCCGCGGCTTCTGTGAGGCGGCACAGATGGCAGAGGCTCATGGGTTCCGCCCCGGGTCGAACCCGTACGACCTCTGGGGACGCGTGGACTGA
- a CDS encoding RNA polymerase sigma factor — protein MARADRPDLTPAADGGPPSDASARRAVEAVWRIESARIVGALARYTGDFALAEDVAQEALAEALVTWSRDGAPTSPVGWLLATARRRAIDGFRRKSALDERYATLAGQLADGEFSSGAVTAAPGRSDDLPWDPDRVDDDVLALMFTACHPVLSPEARVALTLRVVGGLSSEEIARAFLVPTATVQARITRAKKTIAAARVPFELPPSEERPGRLGGVLSVLYVIFTEGSTATTGDRLLRSDLAYEALRLARMLAALLPGEPEVCGLLALFELTAARFPARTGPDGEAVLLEDQDRRRWDRSAIRRGLAALGRASAAGRGLGPYGLQAAIAACHATAPSVQETDWERVVLLYEALSRLAPSPVVELNRAVAVAMASGPQQALSMVDELVASGRLSGSYLLPSVRGELLVRLGRTTEARAELELAARLCRNARERTVLLHKAAALE, from the coding sequence GTGGCGCGAGCGGACCGGCCAGATCTGACGCCCGCGGCCGATGGCGGCCCGCCGAGCGACGCCTCGGCGCGGCGGGCCGTCGAGGCGGTCTGGCGGATCGAATCGGCACGGATCGTCGGTGCGCTGGCCCGCTACACCGGGGACTTCGCGCTCGCCGAGGATGTCGCGCAGGAGGCTCTGGCGGAGGCACTGGTCACCTGGTCGCGCGACGGTGCGCCGACCAGCCCTGTGGGCTGGTTGCTGGCGACTGCCCGGCGGCGGGCCATCGACGGCTTCCGCCGCAAGTCGGCACTCGACGAGCGGTACGCCACACTTGCGGGCCAGCTGGCTGACGGTGAGTTCAGCTCGGGCGCGGTGACCGCCGCGCCGGGCCGGTCGGACGACCTGCCATGGGATCCCGACCGGGTCGACGACGATGTTCTCGCGCTGATGTTCACCGCCTGCCATCCGGTGCTCTCGCCCGAGGCCCGGGTGGCGCTCACGCTGCGCGTGGTGGGCGGCCTGTCCAGTGAGGAGATCGCCCGGGCGTTCCTCGTGCCCACTGCGACCGTCCAGGCCCGGATCACCCGGGCGAAGAAGACGATCGCCGCGGCGCGAGTGCCGTTCGAGCTGCCGCCGTCCGAGGAGCGGCCAGGGCGGCTCGGCGGGGTCCTGAGCGTCCTGTACGTGATCTTCACAGAGGGCTCGACGGCGACAACCGGCGACCGCCTGCTGCGTTCCGATCTCGCCTATGAGGCTCTTCGGTTGGCCCGGATGCTGGCCGCCCTGCTGCCCGGTGAGCCGGAGGTGTGCGGGCTGCTCGCCCTGTTCGAGCTCACCGCCGCGCGCTTTCCGGCACGCACCGGGCCCGACGGGGAGGCGGTGCTCCTGGAGGATCAGGACCGGCGCCGGTGGGATCGGTCGGCGATCCGTCGAGGCCTGGCCGCGCTCGGCCGGGCCTCGGCCGCCGGGCGGGGCCTTGGACCGTACGGTCTGCAGGCTGCGATTGCCGCCTGCCATGCGACGGCGCCCTCGGTGCAGGAGACCGACTGGGAGCGGGTCGTGCTCCTGTATGAGGCGCTCAGCCGCCTGGCTCCCTCCCCTGTCGTCGAGCTCAACAGGGCTGTGGCCGTCGCGATGGCGAGCGGACCGCAGCAGGCGCTGTCCATGGTCGACGAACTGGTCGCCTCCGGCCGCCTGTCGGGGTCGTACCTGCTCCCGAGCGTGCGCGGCGAACTGCTGGTCCGGCTCGGCCGGACCACCGAGGCCCGGGCCGAGCTGGAACTCGCCGCCCGGTTGTGCCGCAACGCCCGCGAGCGGACGGTGCTGCTGCACAAGGCGGCAGCGTTGGAGTGA
- a CDS encoding YciI family protein, translating into MAKYMLIMRGTDESVAKMMETPFEEMLETVGRFNEEMIRAGVLVAAEGLDDPSQGVVVDFSAETPVVTDGPYGETKELFGGFYVIDVASKEDAVEWAKRLPAFPGSKCEIRRVPGIDEFPQDNEWITKERAWRERTGQI; encoded by the coding sequence ATGGCGAAGTACATGCTGATCATGCGAGGCACGGACGAATCCGTCGCGAAGATGATGGAGACTCCTTTCGAGGAGATGCTCGAGACGGTGGGCCGCTTCAACGAGGAGATGATCCGGGCAGGCGTGCTCGTCGCTGCCGAGGGTTTGGACGACCCTTCCCAGGGCGTGGTGGTCGACTTCAGCGCGGAGACCCCGGTGGTCACCGACGGCCCCTACGGTGAGACGAAGGAGCTGTTCGGCGGCTTCTACGTGATCGATGTCGCGTCGAAGGAGGATGCGGTCGAGTGGGCCAAGCGGCTTCCGGCCTTCCCTGGCTCGAAGTGCGAGATCCGCCGTGTTCCGGGCATCGACGAGTTCCCGCAGGACAACGAGTGGATCACCAAGGAGCGGGCGTGGCGCGAGCGGACCGGCCAGATCTGA